The Elaeis guineensis isolate ETL-2024a chromosome 5, EG11, whole genome shotgun sequence DNA segment tcaaatatataaaaatataagttATGTAGACTTAATTTCTATACTTGAAAATGAATTTGAAAAATGTGAATTTTGTACTATGAAAATAACAAGAAAGCTTTTAAAAGTGTTAGGTGTGGTTCTATATGATTAGAActcatttattttgatatttataaatCTGAAAGTAATTTGATATGTGGTGGTAAccgatattttataatttttattgatgatttttttaaatactCATATatttatcttatgaaacacaaaagTGAGGCATTTGAACAatgttctatttttttaaaataaagttGAGAATAAATTTGGTAAAAGGATTAAAAGGTTTGGAGCGATAGATATAAGGTATATGACTTTATTGATTTATAAAATCTCATGGTATTATTTATAACGTTACTCCTCCATACTCACCTACTTTTAATAGAGTTGTTGAATGAAAGAAATAGAGCTCTAATAGACTTAGCCAATACTATGCTTGCTAGTTCTGAGGCATCGATAAATTTATGCAACAAAGTTTTTTTGATAGCAAATTTTGTTTTACATAGGGTACCACATAAAAGCACTCTTTTGACTCCTTTTGAGTTATGGATTAATTACAAaccaaatttatatatttttttttaagtttggGGTTGCCTAGCATATGCAAGGCTACCGAAACCAAAAAAGAtttaaatggaaaaaaaatttctatatgtATATTTTGGATTATGCATCAAATAGCAAAGTCAACAGATTTATAAATCTTGATAACAATATTATTATCGAATCTTTGGAtacaaattttcataaaaataaatttccctttaaatcaaaaataagtaGGGTCATGAGCTACAAAAAATACTGGGGAACCATCTACATCTAGATCAAGAGATAAGAATgataaattaaataatagaacCTAGGATGAGTAAAAGAATTAGAATGGAAATAGATGTTGGTCCTCATGGTATGTGTATAATGTACAAGGTGCTTTACCTCCTTAGAAGAGGCTTTATCTTCTTCTTATTTAAATTTCTAAAGAGAAGCCATCAATTATGAGATGTATTCTTTAATTTCCAATAATACTTAGAAACTTGTAAACTTACCCCCATGTTGTAAAACAATTGATTGTAAATAAGTacttagataaaaattaaaacttgatagaataatcaaaaaattcaaagCTAAGCTAGTAGTCAAAGGCTATAGACTAAAAAAAAAActgatttttttgatatattttctcCAATCACCAAGGCATTACAAATATTAGATTACTTATTATTGTAGCCACTATTCATAATTTGGTCATACATCAAATGGATGTATGGTAGTCTTTTAAAATGGAGACTCCAAAAAAGAAATTTATATAAATCAGCCTAAAGAATGTGTCATGCCAAGTAATGAAAATAAGATATGTAAATTATTGAAATCTTTATGCAGTTTAAGATAAGTACCTAGATCATGGTATGAAAAATCTGATATGTGCTTGCTTTCAAAtggttttaaatcaaataaaagtgACAAATACAAATATTGTAAATCTATTAATGACTCTCATATGATGATATATTTGTATATCAATTATCTTTTAAATTTTGCCTCTAACTTATCAATTGTAAATGCTACAATATTATTACTTGGAAATAATTTTGGTATGCAAGATTTAAGGGAGGCACATATGATACTTGGCATGAGAATTACTTAAATTTCCAATGGCATTTTATTGACCAATCTCAttacatataaaaaattttgaaaaaaatattaattttttgattgtaaataaTTGAGCACTCCTTTTTGATGCCATTATGCAATTCTTTCCTACAAAATATGAGAATAATATCGATAATTAAAAAGTGTATGCGAGCATTATTAGTAGTCTCGCATATGCCACATATTACAATAGGCTTGATATTGCCTATGCCATGGGATTGCTAGAAGGGTTCATCGGCAGACCAAGCATCAAACATTGGAATGCTATAACTCATTCAAAGAAAAGTTTGAAAAGAACCATGCACCATGGTTTATTATATCATTGATATCCTATTGTACTTGAAGGGTACATTGGTATTGGGTAGAATGCTTTGTTAGATGATTTGTTATCTATCACCGGCTATGTTGTTACTTTGGATAGTGGAGTGATATGttggaaataaaaaataataaattattgctAAATCTACTATAGATGCAGAATTAGTAGTCTTAGCCTCAACTAGTGAAAAAGCTGGTtggttatataaattttttatttgaaatctcatTATGAGAAATATCTATACCACCCATTTTAATTCATTGTGATAACACTTATATCATTTAAAGAGTAtggaataaatattataatagaaaaaaaaatctagatctgttagtaaaaaatatataatattttatataaacaatggttcaataaattttgactAAATTCGAACAAAAGATAATCTTGCGGATCTATTTTCAAAGGCTCTAGCTAGAGGAGAAGACCTAGATAATATCGAGAAGGATAGGGATGGTAgtcggatggatatttttgagtatCCGATCTGTCTCATATCTTAATGGAATCCGTTTAGCATATCCTAATAGGGTTTGGGATAGATTTGGGATTTAAAACTAAAACCTGTTCGGGTTTGGGATGGATTTGGGATTCACATCTCAGGTTCTCACTACCCATATCcacatatatttatattaatcatTTGATCCCTTCAAAACCCTAGGCCATGGTCTAACTATTGGTCAAATCTAGATTCATCTCTTCTCTTAGCCACTGCTTCATCCTCCAAGCTGAAGTCTTCCACGTGATCGAGACtcttaagaatgaaaaaaatagtGGATGAAGGTATTTGAGAATCTCCCACACGATCATAATTTCTGAGGATGAAGGCATTTAAGAGTCCACCAAATCAAAGgaactatgaaaaaaatttaaaggtgAGATCTTTTTCAACAAAAAATGATCATTTCgtttgtttttctctttttttttctttttgcttctttttcttgtcATTTCATTCCCTATTTTGGAAATCTATGGGGAGGGAAAgcacctgatggagatcgaaggatttttttttttgcttctttttcatgTCATTTTATTTCCTGTTTTGGAGATCCATGGGGAGGGAAAGCACCTGATGGTGATCGGAGgagtttattttttttcatttcattcccTGTTTTGGAGATCCATGGGGAGGGAAAGCACTTTATGAAGATCagaggagtttttttttttttttttgcttgttttTCATGCCATTTCATTCCCTGTTTTGAAGATCTACGGGGAGGGAAAGCACCTGATGGACATTggaggagtttttttttttttttttttgctttttttcttaTCATTTCATTCCCTATTTTGGAGATCTATGGGGAGGGAAAGCACCAGATGGATTTGGGTACTCGCATAATCCGACATAAATATAAGATAATCGGGTGGGTTCAAGTACCTGATGGGTACCCTAATCTTATTGTGGGACATATTTGAAAATATAGGCTgattttataatcagatttgGGATGGATTCAGATAGCTAAAGCCTTAATCGAGTTCGGATATGGATAGAGCAAATTTTATGGGTACCCTACCTGTTGCCATCCCTTGAGAAGGATGAGACTTAAGCCCAAAGAAGAATAAATTGCCTATAAAGAAATCCTACCTAGTGACTGGAGATCCCAAGAATTAGGTTCAAAGGGAAGAACAAATCATATGcactaaatttattatttttgccATCCCTACAATGTGAAAGCATGAATCTATAACAAACATAAATGTTAAATTTTCATTAAAACTCTTAATATAGCTTATAGCTTTTATGACTAGATGCTAGAGTTATGGAAGCATCCTTGATAGACCCATCCAAATGAGTATAGAAGTAGGGCTGCTTTTTATAAGAATTAGGCTAATTCTTTAAGCCACTCATGAAAGCTAGGATCAAGCACAAGGTTGTAATATCCTGGCTTTTAAGCTCATTGTAGAGTACCTAAACAGTATGTGTGTGAAGCAATGTCATATCTTCCAAAAGATAGTAATAGTTTAAGGCATTGTTCACTATTAGCTCTAAAGCAATATTGTTGAAACATTAAGTGGAGGTTCAAGCTATTGGCACCCTCATTATGCATGATATTCTACTTTTATTTAGAAATATGTATATATTTGTTATCTATATTCTTGTAAAAATCAGTGGGagattattgatatttttttaaacaatagacaaaatgaataattttttttggaggccatttagtattaattattacatTGAAGTTGGCTGAGTTTAGTTTTAACAATTGAATATGAAAAACTTCAGCCATTAAAGTAGAatgattttaatcttatatttcatGCATTGGCTAGttacaaatttaattttaaaacttcAGCCATTAAAGTAAAATGATTTGAGTTTTATATCTCATTCATTGGTCAAttacaaatttaattttaaaatgccAACCATTAAAGTAGAATGATTTTAGTTTTATTACTCATTCATTAGCCAATTAcaaattcaattttaaaattttagccaTTAAAATAGAATTATTTTAGTTTTATAGTTTTAAAATCTTAATCATTGTCGGGTTATAAagttgaaaaaaagaaaatatttatattaacccaagatttgattttaatgataacaaaatatttaaGTGTAAATGATACTAATTATATATCTTTATAGAAGAATAGTTGTCAGTTCTCTCAAATACTCATAATGatctatcaaattaaaaaaaaaaattctcaaatcaATTAAGTGAAAAGAATTTTCAAGATAATATACACAAGTTTTGATTTAGAAGAGTCAACCCTAAAAAGTCAAGATGAGCCCCTAAATATCCACAGACTTAAACAGAAGACTCATATTTTTAGAGAATTTAAGAGTCGAGCCATAAAATTCATGAGTTGACCCCAACATGATTAGAGCAGATTGTTAATTTCCACAAGTTGACCCCAATTTTCTAGAAGTCAATCTTTAAATGGTCTTAGGCCCAAGATAGAGAACATGCAAAACTGATCCTAAAGTAGCAAGAGTCGACCCCAGATCCAGCGGAGCTGACTTTTGGATGGTcttaaagaaaagataaaaagctgaaaaaaattttctctatgAGAGTCAACACCAACACTTCATAATTTGACTCATAGTATATACAAGTCGACCTTAGCTTTACTGAGAATCGACCCTAAAATGGCATAGGCATAAGATAGAGGACTATCAAAATGATAGTGCTTCAAATATTGACTTGTGGGATAGATGAGTCAACCTTTGAAGAAGAGGAGTTGATCCCTTTGCAAGTAACAGcttaatggctagtttttctaGTAGCTTCCAACGGGCAAAAAACAACTCCAATGGCTATTTTAACTTCTACAACAACTAGTTTATCCTTTCCAACCAAAATTAAAGATATTTAAGATATgaaactaaattaattaaaaagaataaAGAGTAGTGGAACGAATCCTTAGACACCCAAGTGAGCCTTAAAGCTATCCACCAAGAGTGCATTCAATCCttcaagccaaaaagaaaagtcaAGAGCCTTAATTGAGTAAGCTACTAAGAGAATATACACTGCAATCATTGAAAATCCTCTCATTCATTGAAGAAAAGAAGTCCAAACTTCAAAAATCAACCATCTTCTACTTCTGATTATGCTTCAATgagctttttttttcttgagcTTTAGCTCATTTGTTTCTAGACTTATTTATATATCTTGCTTTCTTTGTAAGTTTTCAGAATAAAAACTTATGGGAGAGATTCTTCCAAACCCGTAATTAAATAATGTATTAACTAGGTCTGGGGTGGTTTAGTTGGAAAAAGATTTTTGTTGATTACCCAgcaaaatcaactagattgattGGGAATCCAAGTTAAAATAATCAAACTGTAATCTTGAGTGATTATAATTAGAATTTCTAAGGAGGGGGTTGGAAAGtggatatatgcatgaagttagCACTGAATcacctataaatctttgtgtgttTATGATTGTgtcatacttttattttcttaCTTTATATTTATTAGTTATTACAGTTTTATCTCACTATAATCACTTCACTCTTATGATTAAATACTAAAATTAGTACACATAAttgctataaatttttaaaaccccTAATTCAGTACCCCCTCTTAGATTGCTTCATTCGggtaattttatatattaaaatttgtctaattgagTTGCTCTCTATTGGCTTATGAATAAAGTACAACTGAATCAACGAGGACTCtagaaaaattctaattttagttCTTTTTCCTCCCTATTCTCCCTTATATTATTTATACCTTTCATAATTCTTCTACATCAATATTGAAGCATATCAAATTCTTTAGATAAAGAAAGTTCCATTTGAAGAACTTCTCACCTTATTGGTGGTGCAAACTTGTAAGGTATATAGTTGGATAGCTAAGCTTGTTATATTATATGGATGATATACAAAAAGTTATTATCTATTGCATCCAGAAATTTTATAGATGATACATATTGTTTCAAGAGAGCGTCTCAATCTACATCTCAATTTTGCCACCTTTCTTAcgtaaatttatttatggataatTTCTTAAAATTTCTAATAATATCTCTCTATTTTACTCTAACAATTACACCCTACCTCAACATGCGCATTTGCTAAATTGAGTTTAAAACTTCTTCAACTCTCTCTAGCTACTACTTGTCAAATCACCTATTATCATACATTCACAAATAAACCAGGGGATGCATCTAATTCATGTAATGACATATTAAATTATCCACCACTAATTATTGGGAAACACTAGAATACATGGTGGTGATTTAAGTAGAAAGTCTATGAAAAATATAAAGCatagaaaatataattttgatatatcttgCAATGATTTAGgtctttcttaaaaaaatattgtaatgATTTAAGACCTTTTTGTCATGCATTTTAGAAAAGTAGTAGAATATTGTTGGTAACATATTACACACTTAAAgccatttttgaggatttttttttctatttatcttttcTATAGAGTTgaattgtttcttttttttttggtccaaAACAAGGGAGAAGGTTCTAAAAGCAAGATAATGTAATTCAGATTAGGAAAACAACAATCACAACTACAAAGAAATTGATATCTTTCTTCTTATATGCATCACTCTAAATGCATCAGTCAATAATAGCTAGATTAAGTTTGAATAGAGTTGattctttttttgaaaataaaaatctctATAAAGTGTATAACCAGCCAACCAGTCAGCAACCTAGTTGCTTTAGACATGAGATGTGAAAAATGTGTCCAAATTGCTATGAGGTATTCTTAAGACGTAAGCATGAAATTCACACTCAATAAATAACTCAAGACTTTATTCATGGATCAAGAATTATATAAACTATTAAAATCTACTTCGATATGCTTACATTCCTGATGCATAATTGAATTATGTACTTTTATGAGCATCTACATCtaaattactttttttttatGTCAGAGAAGGTGTGTAAAATCATCATCAATGCTTTGCATAAAGGAGAAAGGTttgtaaaaatttattcattcatattgaaaaatatatactaGGTATTTGATATATATACATAGGATACAAGCCATCAATCCTAAAATCAAGTAATTAAATAAGAAAGCTAATCCAATTTTTCTAAACAAATTGTTGACCcaatcaatcctaataagttaCAACCACATATACACAAGGTCATAAATAGAcaaaatttgatatttaaaatttaaaatttgaaatatcaCAATACGTCCCctcaaattggagcatgaaggtCACAAACACCCAACTTAGAGAGTAAGTGCTGAAATTGATATCAACCCAAGGTTTTGGTGAACAAATCAGCTGGTTGCATTGAAGTAGAGATGTGAGCTGGAGAGAGAAGGCCTTGTTGAATCAAATTTCGAATAAAATAGCAATCCACCTTGATATGCTTAGTTCTCTCATGAAAAATAGGTTTGACAGCAATGTGAAGTGCGGCTTGATTATCACAGTATAGTGAAATAGACAATGGGAAGAAAATACCAAGAGAACTTATGAAATATTTAAGCCAAACAAGTTCACTAGCTATATCCACCATGGCATGATACTCGGCTTTAGCTGAAGAATGAGAGATGCTACTATGTTTCTTGGTTTTCTAAGATATGAAAGAAGAACCCAATATGATAAAGTAATCAACAACCGATTGCCTAGTCATGGGATAGGTTGCTCAATCAAAGTCACAATAAGTATGTAAAGTGAGGTCACTATCTGCAGAAAATAGAATACCCTGATCTAAAGAACCCTTCAAATAATGGAGCAAATGCATAGCGGCATTAAGATGACCCTGACGAGAGTCTTGTAAGAACTGACTTAATATATATACTGAATAGATGATGTCTAATCGAGTGATAGTCAAATAAATTAGATGCCCAATAATGTGACGATATTGCGTGAGATCTAGAATAGGATCACCTGAATCACTGGAAAGACGATGCTGTTGAAcgatagaaaaatcaaaaagctGAGCTCCTAGTATCCCACATTCTGTTAAAATATCAAGAGCATATTTTCTTTGAGAGAAGAAAATGCCAGAAGGAGATTGAGCTACCTTAATACCTAAGAAATATTTGAGTGTACCTAGATCTTTGATGCTAAAACAATGGTCAAGATAAGCTTTGAAAGTAGCACAACTTGTGGAGTCATTAcccaccaaaataagatcatccaTGTATATCAAGATGATAAGAAAAATATCGCCACATATATAAGTAAAGAGAGAAGGATCATCAGATGATGAGATAAAATCATACCATTGAATAGTATCTGAAAATTTCTTGAACCACTGACGAGATGCCTGACGTAAGCCATATAAAGATTTATGCAGCCGACACACCATCCCTAGCTGTGTAGACTTATATCTAGGAGGAAGAATCatataaactttttttttagatcCCCATATAAAAAAGTATTGTTAACATCAAGTTGGTAAAATTCCCAACCTTTCACCACCGCAACAGCCAATAAACACTGAATAATGACCGACTTAGCTACAGAGCAAATGTCTCGTGAAAATTCTGATCCTCTATTTGAGTGAAGCCTCGAGCCAAAAGATGAGCTTTGTACGATTCAATCGAACCATCcggattaaatttgattttatacaCCCACTTGCAAGTGATAGGTCATTTTTCAGGGGGTAGAGAAATGACAACCCAAGTGTGATTAATCTCAAGAGTAACAAGCTCTTTGGCCATTGCATCATACCAATGTGCATGTTGAACTACCTGAAAATAAGTTTTAGGTTCCTCATGAGAACTAAGAGCCTACTAAGAAAGCATGATGAGTGGTAGAGAAatgatgatataaaataaaatgagaaagAGGATGATTAGTACCTCAAGAAGCAGCATTGGCGGGGAGCCGACGTGAAGTATTACCTAAAAATTGGCAAATGTAATCTTGTAAATATGATGGGGGACGACCAACACGCTTAGGCCTTATGGAGAGAGAAGTTGGAGGCTGATCATGTATGGAGGATATGGAGTCAATAGCGGAAAAAGAGGAATTGAAGCTACCAAATTCATGATCGAAAGTAGAATCATGGTCATAAACTGAGGCATCAAATATGGGATTGGGAACTAGAGAAGTTGATATGGGTACGTAAGAAATATCATGATCTTTGACTATGTTGGGTATAACTGGAGAAGATGAACTATCTACAATAACACTCATGGAgccatccaaaaagaaaaaacagaCTCACAAAAAATGACATCctgtgaaatataaatttgatgagTAGCCAAATTATAAACCCGCCAGCTTTTCTTACTATGACTGTAATCCACAAAATGCATTTAACAGCTCGAGCATCAAATTTGGTACGAGATTGATCATGAATTCAAGCATAGCAAAGACAACTAAAGACTCAAAAATGATCATAAGAAGGAGTGATAGAAAATAAGAGCTCATAAGATATCTTTCCAAATAAAATACTAGTATATAGTTAATTATGTAGGCAGTAATAAGCATACATTCGTCTCAAAAATGAATAAGAAGGTTATCCTGAAAATAAAGTGCTCGAGCAACTTCTAAAAGGTGACGATGCTTACATTCCACACGACCGTTCTGTTGAGATGTATCAACATATAAAGTTGGATGAATAATGCcgtgtcaagaaaaaaaaatttgaattagaGAAAATGTAAACTTGGTGCCATTGTCCGTGCACACAAATTTGAATAGAAACATTAAATTGAGTGTGAATCATAGCAtaaaaatgagtaaaataatagTAAACATCAAACTTGTATTTCAATAAGAAAACCCAAATAGCATGACTAAAGTCATCAACGATACTTAAAAAATAATGAGCACCTGATAAAGAAGTAGTTGGATATCGCCCCCACACATTACAgtgtattaaagaaaaaaaagtactTGTATTATTTTGACTAAATAGAAATTGAACATGCATTAGTTTTGATTGATGACAAATATCACATGAAATAACATTATTAAGAATTGAAGATAAATGAAAAAGCTGAGATAAACTACGAAAAGAAACATGGCCAAAATGTTGATGCCACAAAACTGCACTGGTAGTATGACAAACTGATGAAACAAGTGAAGCAGTCACAAAATGAATGTAATAAACTCCATGTCCTGCGTCACCCAATCCAATCCACCTTCTCGATACTTGGTCTTGAATGACACAAAAAGTTGGCAAAAAAGTTATAAAACAATTGACATCATGGGTAAGCTTTTGAATAGAAATTAAATTACATTAAAAACTCAAAATGTGAAGAACTTCATGTAGTATAATATCGGTACTAACGGGGATATTCTCAACATGTGAAACCGATAATTGTGTCCCATTTGGCAATCGAACAAAAGAAGAATTAGAAGAGGATGGCAAAGATGAGTGACTCGAAGTCATATGATTAGAGGCTCTGGTATCTAAAACCCAATCAACAAGTATAGGAACAAAAGAAATGTTACCAACCACATTTTCATTCGTCACAATTTTATCATTGTTCAAAAGAGAAAGAAGTTGCTGGTATTGATCTGCAAATAAGTCAGAAAGTAGAGAAGAATCCCCTATGGCCTAGGCATGATGAGCAATAGAAGCCCCAGAGCCACGGTTCGATGAGGACATGCCACCATTTTTCTGCTAGGACTTGTTAACTTGCCAATTAGATGGGAAGCTAATAAGTTTACAATAGTATGCCCTGTCTTTTGACAATGCTCACAGATGATTCGTTTCTTGTCCTTATTCTGTGTAGAAGGAACCACATTAGAAGAGGCTAAAAATTTGTCATCTCGCACATGTAGAGTAGTGCCTTCGATATTTATCTGACGAGTAGCATGAAGGGTCTGCTATTTCTCATCCTGACAAACTAAAGCATAAACTCGACTCAGATTAGGCAAAGGCTCTTGACTGAGGATCAGTGATCGAATGGAACGAAAGGAGTCGTCAAGTCCCATCAAAAACtagtgtattttttttcttttcacattCCTGCACAAACTTCTTTGCTGCACGACATGAACACTTTGGGACAGAGACATATGTAGTCAATTCATCCCACAAAGATTTCAACTTTGTAAAATAAGAAGAAATAGAGAGATCTTTCTGAGATAATAAACTAAGTTCCTGATGGAGATAATGAACCTGGAGAGCATTCCCTTCAAAAAATTGATCGGCAAGATCAGTCCACATATCCATAGTAGTGTCTGCATATTCAACACTGTCATGCAATTTCTTGGCCAAAGAATTGAACCGCCAAGATATGACCATGGAGTCGCACTTTGCCCACATCGAAGCATCTGATGAAGATGCCTCCGACTTCAGCAAACTCCCATCAACAAAACATAGTTTATTTTTTGCATGAAGTGCATTAGTCATGGCATGAACCCAAGTAAGGTAATTCTCTCCAGTGAGTAAGTAAGAAAGCAAAACAGTACCTGAGTTATCAGAATTGGTGAGATAATAGGGAGAGACTAAATCCATATTTGGGCGAGATGATGAACTAGATTCAAGTTTCataattgctctgataccatgtaaaaACTTATTCATTTATGTTGAAAAATGTGTACAAGGTGTTTGATATATATACACAAGATATAAGCCATCAATCCTAAAATCAAGTAATTGAATAAGGAAGCTAGTCCAATTTTCCTAAACAAATTGTTGATCcaatcaatcctaataagttaCAGCCATATATACACAAGGTCATAAATAGACaagatttgatatttgaaatttgaaatttaaaatatcacAGTAAAGTATGAAGGCTTGAGAATTTTTTAGTAAAATCCATCATGGCATATTTATGTATTATTTAGTCAGGTATGTACTTCTAAATGACTAGATCTTTGAgatttcttccttctcttatatTTATCTAAAATCCAATATTAAATTTTGTTCTTCATTTGCCAATTTAGGTAAAATActaaatatgaattattgatctatCCTTTATGGCCCATGTTggtctatcaaaattttaattagattccaTTGTCAACCTAAATTGAGTACAAAGCTAGCAAACTTATTGTTGATCATCAAGTAAATCCaactaattaagtttgaatggacCAGATGTAAAAAAAAACTTACACTATTGAATCCAGTATGGAAAAAATCAGATCTGAGTTGGGCCAATCATAATCTTCAAGAGTAATTATTTGCATACTATATATAGTGTAGAAAAAATACACCGTCCCATCTGATTGGACTGTATAACCACTGCTTTCCAGCGTACATTTAAT contains these protein-coding regions:
- the LOC140857941 gene encoding uncharacterized protein, with the protein product MNKFLHGIRAIMKLESSSSSRPNMDLVSPYYLTNSDNSGTVLLSYLLTGENYLTWVHAMTNALHAKNKLCFVDGSLLKSEASSSDASMWAKCDSMVISWRFNSLAKKLHDSVEYADTTMDMWTDLADQFFEGNALQTKYREGGLDWVTQDMEFITFIL